From a single Spongiibacter taiwanensis genomic region:
- the modB gene encoding molybdate ABC transporter permease subunit, giving the protein MLTAQDWQAVALTLQLAGLTTLILLLLGTPLAWWLAHTRWRGKALLQAIVALPLVLPPTVLGFYLLIAFAPSSPLAEFWLSLTGSRLSFSFSGLVIASVLYSLPFVVQPLQSAFQQLPGALLESAATLGAGPLNRFFSLVLPMTRSSFLVAATLGFAHTVGEFGVVLMIGGNIPGETQVLSIALYDRVESLQYDSAHVLAGGLIVFSLLVLTLVYRQNRRAVLGGPV; this is encoded by the coding sequence TCTTGCTGCTTCTCGGCACGCCGCTGGCCTGGTGGCTGGCCCATACCCGCTGGCGGGGCAAGGCGCTACTGCAGGCCATTGTCGCCCTGCCATTAGTACTGCCGCCAACGGTGCTGGGCTTTTATTTATTGATCGCCTTTGCGCCCTCCTCACCGCTGGCTGAATTCTGGCTTAGCCTGACCGGCAGTCGCCTGTCCTTCAGTTTCAGTGGTCTGGTCATTGCTTCGGTGTTGTACTCGCTGCCCTTTGTGGTGCAGCCCTTGCAAAGCGCCTTCCAGCAATTGCCGGGCGCGCTGCTGGAAAGCGCCGCGACATTGGGAGCGGGACCGCTGAACCGTTTTTTCTCCCTGGTGCTGCCGATGACCCGCAGCAGCTTCCTGGTGGCCGCCACCCTCGGCTTTGCCCACACCGTGGGCGAATTTGGTGTGGTGCTCATGATCGGCGGCAATATCCCGGGTGAAACCCAGGTGTTGTCAATCGCCCTTTACGACCGGGTGGAATCACTGCAATACGACTCTGCCCATGTGTTGGCGGGGGGCTTGATTGTGTTCTCCCTGCTGGTGCTGACCCTGGTGTATCGCCAGAACCGCCGCGCCGTGCTCGGGGGCCCCGTGTGA